The Rattus norvegicus strain BN/NHsdMcwi chromosome 20, GRCr8, whole genome shotgun sequence genomic interval GATCATCAATTTGAAAACTATTCTATGTGCCCCATCAATGCATTAATTATAAGTCCTGTGATTCTTTGCCTCCACTGTAAGTCAATAAAGGAGAACAAAAGCCCAAATACTTATCAAGGTTGAAAATTAACAAGTCTAAATCTAAGCTGTTCAGTAGTAGGTGAACAAATACACTGCCCAGACCATCCAGCCCCACGCAGGACTACTGAGTATGTAGAAGTTACCTGGAACACAGGGCGCTACCACACCCCATCCTCATCATGCTTGAAGAATCTCTAGTTGCCTTTAATGTTGCTTATGCTGGGTGGTATATTGGTGTGTCTTACAGAGATTTCAGTAAGAGGAGAACAAGGCATTCCTGGTCCACCAGGCCCAGCTGGACCTCGAGGACACCCAGGTCCCTCAGGACCTCCAGGAAAGCCAGGCTATGGAAGTCCTGGACTCCAAGGAGAGCCAGGGTTGCCAGGACCACCAGGAATATCAGCCACTGGGAAGCCGGGCCTGCCAGGCAAACCAGGGGAGAGAGGACCACATGGACACAAAGGAGATATTGGCCCAGCTGGCTTACCAGGGCCTCGGGGCCCTCCAGGCCCACCCGGAATCCCTGGTCCAGCTGGAATTTCTGTGCCAGGAAAACCCGGACAGCAGGGACTTACAGGTGCTCCAGGATCTAGGGGCTTTCCTGGAGAAAAGGGGGCACCAGGAGCTCCTGGTGTGAATGGACAGAAAGGGGAAACCGGATATGGCACTCCTGGCCGTCCAGGTGAGAGGGGTCTTCCAGGCCCTCAGGGTCCTGTAGGCCCCCCTGGCTCCCCTGGAGTGGGAAGAAGAGGTGAAAATGGCTTTCCGGGACAGCCTGGCATAAAAGGTGACCGGGGTTTCCCAGGAGAAGCGGGACCACCCGGTCCACCAGGTCCACAAGGTCCTCCTGGGAAGCAAGGACGAGAAGGTATTGGGAAGCCAGGAGCCACTGGATCCCCCGGTCGGCCAGGTATCCCAGGAGAAAAAGGCCACCCAGGGGCTCCAGGAATAGCTGGGCCTCCAGGAGCTCCTGGCTTTGGAAAACAAGGCTTGCCAGGTTTGAGGGGACAAAGGGGACCTGCTGGTCTTCCTGGGGCTCCAGGTGCCAAAGGGGAACAAGGGCCAGCAGGTCATCCTGGTGAACCAGGTCTGACTGGATCCCCTGGGAATATGGGACCCCAAGGACCTAAAGGAATCCCAGGGAATCATGGTATCCCAGGCACTAAAGGTGAGACAGGTCTGGTGGGGCCTGCAGGGCCACCCGGGGCTAGAGGAGCAAGGGGCCCCCCTGGGTTAGATGGAAAAACAGGATATCCTGGGGATCCAGGTCTCAATGGTCCTAAGGGTAACCCAGGGTTACCAGGACCAAAAGGTGATCCTGGAGTGGGAGGAGCCCCTGGTCTTCGAGGTCTTGTTGGCCCTACAGGACCTAAAGGAGTGCCTGGACACAATGGTGAGGCAGGTCCAAGAGGTGAACCTGGAATACCAGGTACCAGGGGCCCTATTGGACCACCAGGTATCCCAGGATTCCCTGGATCTAAGGGTGACCCAGGAAAGCCAGGTGCTCCGGGCCCAGCTGGAATAGTAACTAAGGGCCTCAATGGGCCCGCTGGTCCTCCAGGGCGTCCTGGTCCAAGAGGTCATACTGGAGAGCCTGGTCTCCCAGGTCCTCCAGGACCCCCAGGACCTCCAGGACCTCCCAGCCAAGCAGTCATACCTGATGGCTTCACAAAGAGCGGACAGAGACCCAGGCTTTCTGGGATGCCTCTTGTCAGTGCTAACCAGGGGGTAACAGGCATGCCGGTGTCCGCTTTTACTGTGATTCTTTCCAAAGCTTACCCAGCGGTAGGTGCTCCCATCCCATTTGATGAGATTCTGTACAACAGGCAGCAGCACTATGACCCAAGATCTGGAATCTTTACCTGTAAGATCCCAGGCATATACTATTTTTCCTATCACATCCATGTGAAGGGGACTCACGTTTGGGTAGGCCTGTATAAGAATGGCACGCCCACAATGTACACGTATGATGAGTACAGCAAAGGCTACTTGGATCAGGCTTCAGGGAGCGCGATCATGGAGCTCACGGAAAATGACCAGGTGTGGCTCCAGTTGCCCAATGCGGAATCGAACGGCCTCTACTCCTCTGAGTATGTCCACTCGTCCTTCTCAGGATTCCTAGTGGCTCCCATATGAACACTTCCTGTCAAGCTCATCCTAATCCCCCGCTTAGAACCTCCCACCCCATTCCATCGCCCGATCCCGCCCTGGTGATGCATATGGAGGTAGGCTAAAAGTAATGTGAATAAGCTTTCTAAAGTGCACTCCGGGACCAGGTTTCCTCCTGTAAGAGTGAGCAGCAATAGTGGGTATGTGAGGATCCTCCCGAACACTCGGCAGTTCTAAGGCCCTGGGTGCAGGGTCGGGGGTGCTCCTGTCGTCCCATCCTTATTTAAATTTCTTAacgtaagtttaaaaaaaaaacaaaaaacctcccaAAAACTGAAATAAGGCTCTAGCGCATCATGAATCTCGTTTTAAGAACTCAACATTCCTTTTTCAAAAAAGTCCAATTTTAATAATATGAGAATATCTCGGAAACATGCAGGAGATATCATGTCACTTTATATTACTTTAAATACTTGAATATTCAAATTCAAATGACACTGTCCACCTTAGGATATTTCTGATGGTGCATCACTCCATGGTTCACACAACCCCTTACATCGAGATAAAGTCAGATGCACGGATAGATTTTTTTGAAGTGCTCCTAAGAAACTAAAACACTGTAGTGAAGTTAATTTCAATTACAAGGTGCTTTACCACAGCCATTTCGAGCTTTTCTGCAACGGCAGGAAGTCCACGTACCTGGGGCAACTTAGAAAAAGTCCACATACCTGGTGCAACTTAGAAACAGGTGTCTGACTTACTCTTATGTCAGCAACGCAGTATTACTATGGTATAATTTCTGGCATCTTTGTCAAATGATTTTAATGGGCTTATACGACATCAGAATAGACACTCTGTGTGCCTTCTATTCCACTGGAAGTATAAATTAACATTAAGCTTTTCAAAGTCAGACTGAAAACGAAAagacattatttatttatgctcTGTACTGTATTTTTACCGTTACTGTTTAAAACTGGGAAGCTGTACCTCACTTACTAAAGCACGCAGTATTTAATCTACTTGGTATTACGAGATAATAAAACAACTGGAATACATCTTCATTCTGTCCTGGGTTTCCTTCAAAGCGACAGCAGGTTGTCCTCAACCATGCTCTACGGCTTCTCATTGGCTGACACTAATAAGAAAAACAGTGAGATGGTGGGTGACTTTACAGTTGCCATGGGTTTGGGCCTCTGTCAAGGTGGGAATGGCACATGCCAGGTCCTATGAGGGTGTAAAAGACAGCCTCTACGAGCCTGGAGCAAAGCTGCTGAGCATacacaggaaaatagaaatatagaGACATCACTTCAAAACACGGGTTTTGTCTTGCAGGGAGAGAAGAAGGTGTCAGACAAATATCAAATTGGAACAAATACCCTGGAATTATTATTTATTGCTTTAGCACATTTCAgtcataatatttaaaattattttgatggCTTGATTTATGGAAGAGAagacatgaattttttttttggtgtc includes:
- the Col10a1 gene encoding collagen alpha-1(X) chain precursor, coding for MLPQIPFLLLVSLTLVHGTFYAERYQTPTGVKSALASPRTQYFIPYPIKGKEISVRGEQGIPGPPGPAGPRGHPGPSGPPGKPGYGSPGLQGEPGLPGPPGISATGKPGLPGKPGERGPHGHKGDIGPAGLPGPRGPPGPPGIPGPAGISVPGKPGQQGLTGAPGSRGFPGEKGAPGAPGVNGQKGETGYGTPGRPGERGLPGPQGPVGPPGSPGVGRRGENGFPGQPGIKGDRGFPGEAGPPGPPGPQGPPGKQGREGIGKPGATGSPGRPGIPGEKGHPGAPGIAGPPGAPGFGKQGLPGLRGQRGPAGLPGAPGAKGEQGPAGHPGEPGLTGSPGNMGPQGPKGIPGNHGIPGTKGETGLVGPAGPPGARGARGPPGLDGKTGYPGDPGLNGPKGNPGLPGPKGDPGVGGAPGLRGLVGPTGPKGVPGHNGEAGPRGEPGIPGTRGPIGPPGIPGFPGSKGDPGKPGAPGPAGIVTKGLNGPAGPPGRPGPRGHTGEPGLPGPPGPPGPPGPPSQAVIPDGFTKSGQRPRLSGMPLVSANQGVTGMPVSAFTVILSKAYPAVGAPIPFDEILYNRQQHYDPRSGIFTCKIPGIYYFSYHIHVKGTHVWVGLYKNGTPTMYTYDEYSKGYLDQASGSAIMELTENDQVWLQLPNAESNGLYSSEYVHSSFSGFLVAPI